The following DNA comes from Papaver somniferum cultivar HN1 chromosome 4, ASM357369v1, whole genome shotgun sequence.
gtaatagataaatacgtctcccgcgaatatacctacgagttttgttccgtcttttgataaatcaaggtgaacaggaaccaattgataatccggacttatattcccgaagaacaacctagtattatcaatcacctcacaatagtcttaatcgacgcagcgaaaaaagatattgtgaaatcacaaacaattagacgaagatgtttgtgataactttttatcttgcctatcggagatagaaatctcaagccaattattacaattatactcgtacgatagaaacaacaagatcagatcacacaactacaagaaaagtagtatcggcctggcttcacaatcccaatgaactctttaagtcgttaaccctgtctgagaaaagaaaaccagaggttaaaggataatcgactttagcttagcaaaactagtatcaaacaaaatgtgtggggattagttttcccggttgttagagttctcccttatatagtctttcaaatcagggtttgcaatcactgttagcttagtaacaaagcattcaatattcaccattagatgaaaacctaattagattcaatctaatatttatcaaccgttagatcgaaaacatagattgtcatacaaaaatgaaatgcatgttcctgggcttgtgtaaccgtacccaaacttgtacattagttggttcaacaatagttaaccagatggttagccatatgatcactttcatatcaaccatattcttcttcaccataactagttcaaatgactcaaatgaactagttatagagttgttcaattgcttagatctcatgtaacttcacaagacacaatcgaagcaaaaacgatttgattcactcgaatcggttcataaactttatagccacgatttgcaaaagcattccttaatcaataaatatgagttcaagaacaatcgtttttagatataacctactcaagttcgcggacttaagttcccggatggagttcacaaactccagcagaaattctcgggtttgagaacttcgccagttcgcggactgagcttgctgagtgagttttcaaactcgagaagatattctcggatgagaacttccgccagttcgcggactgagttcgcaaactgtgcaaacaattccggttctcttgatcaacaagttcgcaaactttggttcaaggaataggacttatacatatatgtgtttccacaacaatgcttatatccattaaCGGTTATACaatctaactctcatttcaatcattgaaacattctcagaggacatcatatagttgttattcacaaaccatttttcgtcagagcaattttcaaagtgattgaaacataacatgactttcgtcactaggtaaagatgaatttggctaaagcgaaatctttaccaacacatatttcgaaaaatagataggcgaggtaaactcggcttgaaataccaaatgtgtattttgtctcaagataagagataaagtagatagacttttgagtgatagataagttcaagtctccatataccttttagtcgatgaagatccaccggttccttgagtagtccttcgtcttgtatgatgctTTCCATGGagatcttgagctcaactacactttctatcctagtccgagaccttagctatagtagactagaaatcaatatttatatttttgatcactaacattgacaaacatgcttgtgatagcaacgcatgcgagttcgaccgagcaatgctctaacaggtttaatacttttgaggtgaataataatctaggttgctcttcgggaagcataaatccgaattttgaggttagctagactttgtctattgctatcgatttccagtctcaacTTTAATTATCGATtagaaaggaaatcacatatagtcttatctatgggaggcagattggtttaaagtcttcaattgagttgaagcaactcttaggctgtaaaggacgtcaactaagggaatcaattgctcagagtcctgctgagattcaagaggcgtaaggagtgtgactgtaactgaattgatgtgagggtttaattcagtctcaactgcattccagtttgaagttaattggtagtaggctagtgtctgtagcggcttaatacagtttggtgttcaaactaggctaggtcccggggtttttctgcatttgcgatttccttgttaataaaatttctggtgtctgtgttattttttttttacattatattgtttatctttataatttaaatatcacaagttgtaagtaaattaatcaaagtagatacatccatccttgtttgttggatacgacttgattgattcttggatattgatctttggaatcgtccaagtactctctcacgtaaatcaggttcacgaacttgtctctgtaaactttcttattgtgagagaaagagatatagctctaaatatttttccttgattgagattcattaagttgaattttcggaattgtatttaagtttttccatacagtttgcctaagaaaaaattggtggtgtattttggtaccccacaTTTCCATAAGCCACTAGAATCACAAATGGGATTACAAAAATGGCATCGGGATAATTGCAAGGAACCATATATTTGGTCATTTTTATGGTACCATTCTTGGTTTCAATCAAAAAGATTCTGTCAGGATTATTAGACCTAATAAGATCTTTCTGATATTTCCTAGTTAGATTGTTACGAAAACCACACACTTTAGAAAAAAATATCCATGTCAAAAAAATATTTGAATTGAGCATTCAAAACTGTAATAcaaatgatgataaaaactagAATAATGGGAATTAGAGTTATGAATGCAATAAGAGCGGTAGCGTGTCTAGTATATACCTGCTGCTTCCCAGTAGTATTAGCATATTGTTTAATCCCAGTAAAAAATTGCTTGTCATGACTCATGAGCAGGAGTAGAGGCGTTATTGCAGGTCAGGATTTGAAAAGGATTCGGTTGTTGGAAATTGGAACTTCTTTGTCTTTTCCATATTCTAACATTCAAGTCTCTATCTTCATTATTAGTATCATTTACTGACATAGCTTGAGTTTTATTTAGAGCAAAACCAAGTGCCACAAACCCATCCTTAAGAGGAATACACCGAGTAGGTTTGACAGACTTCCTGTTAACTTGTACGGGAGTTGGATTATTGATCATGGTATGCAATTTAGTATTCATATGTTGAGCTGCAACACtctaaaaattattattattattttttttcgtgAGCATCATCAAGGAAAACAACTACATCCTTATATTTTTCCTGACAAAGTTTAATTACATAACATtctttgcatatcttgtgaaGTTTCTTTTCATAAAAATATGCCACCCATCTTGTAGCCGCAGAGACTTCCATTATACCTCTTATGAGAAGAATACTAAGATTGATGTTAGCACAAACTTTAAATAGTTCTCGCGCAGCCAGTACCCTATTGGAGGTTCAATGACTTGGacctctgttagagcactgcttgatTGACCACAAAATGCGTCGATATGTTAAGTATGGTTGTTTAGTTTAGATGCCAAAACTCACAGCTTGAAGTGCTAACgaaagtcaacttcgttaggctaAATTTATGACTTAGAAGTGTTGAGACAGATCCCTAGTTATTCATGAAGATTTGAAAGCAAAGAACTGAAAAACAAATGAAGATATCATCCTTGAAACTGTGGTTAATAACTATTGAACGACTGTTCCATTTTTATCTGACTAGTTCTCATAGTCTTACTcactgaaaacataacatgcggagTTTTTTCTTACACGACTTTATTATAAGGTGACTTTATCATTATCTATGATAAAAGTGTAGAAGTAAATAATGTACATTAGTTGTTTTCTACAACTTATTATATTTCGGTGATTTTAAGCATAACACTATTGTTATACTGGCTTTTACTTAGTGCTGAAGTTTCGATAACTGGATATCTACATCTAGTTTGAATTCATGCTCTGAAAATATATCAGAAAGTAATTTCGTGAACATGCTTCAAAGCAAGTTGATCTCGAATTAAGTTTTGTAATTAAATGTGAATTCAACATCGATTATAAACCTGATTCTAGCCTCTTTGGTTTCAGAGCCGACTTCGGATTCGATTCCTACTAGCATTTTCTAAATttatctattttatcttttttgatTAACATGCGTCGATATTCGAGCAAGTTGTTTGAAAGGTCAAATGCCAGGAAATAATGCACACAGATATACATAACTCTAATTTATCAATGTTTATATTTATTCCTTTGATACTCAAAGCTAGATCCTGCTTCCATTCAAAGAGATGTTCATATTGGTTACTTCATGTTGACATCTTGATCACATCTTAATTATTAGAAGTATGTAACTTTGGTACGTTTGTGACAACATATTAAACTTATGGTCGTAACTTTCTACTTTTGGAAGAGATTAATTTTGAGATTGATTTCAATTCCTATAATTAGCATTTATATTTATCTTATTTCCTTCCCTAGTAGATTGCACATAACATGGTATTATAATTCTAATTTTGAATATGTGCATTAATGAACATCTTTTAGGAATGAAGTTATCTTAATACCAAAAAAGCCTTGGTCTTGACACTCTTATAGTGGAGTCATGTATTATCACAAACTCATCCAAGACTACACACCAAGTTGTGCAGAAGTTGTTGTCAAGTATTTAGTATCCGTGATTAAATTTCAGGGCAAAAAATGATTAGATTGTTTAAATCCTTCTTCAGGATCATGAAGCGCCAGAAGTAccattagtgggaaactagattttCATTTAGTTTTTCTTTGTTTGGACTTATGGATAACACATAGATATCTTATAGATAAGTTCTGGTTTATTCCAcggtgaaatgacgagggtaacaagtacaagacaatattttcgatatccaCCTATTCAAGAAACACCTTGTGTGATCTAATACAGAAAGAAACTGTCAAGAAGATGAAAACCACAAGATGCACACTTGTTATATAGTCAAAGTCCGAAACTGAGCCAACTATGGGACCCAACCAAGTGTTTGGTTAACATACAGTACTAGTGCTTTTTgtaactaaaataataattaatgcggaaaataaagtaaaagcacacacaagattttgttaaagaggaaaccgcaaacgcataaaaactccgggacttggtctagttttgaatactcttaaaattaagtcgctatacaaataTTACAACCAatatcgtatagttgagaccaagtaaactaactccaagttacccAGGCCTACTACCAATCTGGTTTGCAcatgtgaatcctaagatagagtccactatcttaagtagCTCTAACTGCTGTGAAGACTTCTATCTCTCAACACCTTTAGGTCGTATTTTGAAATAGTAAATGACTAATTTGTTTCAGTAACCGCTCTATAAATCTCCCAGATCAACAAATTAATCCGATATATGTTGAGTTACAAAGGTTCCGCtatttttaaataatataaactcCTTTCTATCAGTTTACATCAATTAAGATcaagattaccgaaataatcaatatTTTTCACTATCTACGAAATTCATTTTCTGAAGAGAAACACCAAGTGATAGATTGTCGATCTATACAACAAGCTATAAAAGGTCTATTAAGATAAACGAGCTTACCGGGTCCCATTCAATCAAGTGTGCACGAagtatcacaaagatcagaataccaaaaagtaaatctTGTATTCTTAAAGTCTTTAGTCTTCAAAgtacctgcacaaacaacttgattcccttagatcgATCATGCACAAAAtatagtatgttaacaatggatgatcacaagtcctaTCTTCAGGTCTTGAAATAATAGATCTATAATTGtcgatccttgatctagtttgagtgaccctctatcagaagagaaggatcagaaaataaacaaactagataaTATCAAGGTTCAAcaataccgttagtcaatcaaatcagtaaTTGAAAACTATAATATACAGTtatattttcccaccaacggtactactagacgcttcttgatccccaAAAATCTTTAAACGAAACGCGTGTAAACGATTTCACTTAATTACGATACTTTTCTCTCCAGTGAGTATTACGAGAATACTGCAAGTGGGATTACTTACACCGACTACAACTCCAGATAGACCATATGGTATATGCTAAAACAGAATGAGAATCAACAGATTGAGAAAATGATCGATGTAAAAACCAAAAGtccaaccaattaagaaaacaaaattatCAACTTACCACCAAAAGACACAAGGCTGAAGCATGCATAACAGATTTATCATGAGAATACTTTTATCCAAGATCATGATTATGGATAGTACCGTGTTTTAACATAGCGACATCGGCTATTCGGTTTAGAAGTACATTtttgaaaactgaaaaaaaatCCAGTAACACAATAAGTACATTTTATGCCGAAGTTCAGCTTGTCGTTAAAAAACGCTGGGATGGCAGGTTAGGTACTTCACTAGAAGCTCGTTGTGTATGCTCAAGATCATGGAATTCAGCTGTGTCATAGCCTAAAAAGCACGGGTTGGCAAACATGAAAAATGTAGATTTCGTAGAACAAAGTATCTGTAGGTAGGTATTCATTAAATCTTAGAGGAATGTAAACCTTTCTAGTGGTGACTGACATGAGGTTTGATGGTAGTGATACAGCTGATGGTAAAGGTGTTTCATAGTCACGCCTTATGGTAAAGGTGGTGATGCAGCTGATGGTAAAGGTGTTTCATAGCCCCCCACCCCACCACACACACGCATCTCTATACCATTATGTATCACAGATTTAAGCCTTTGATTGGGAAGTGGTGAACTCATTCGCCCGCCGTGTGTCATGGGGTGAATGTCATGGATCAGTACGATAGTGACGCATAAACGGGGTATTTTTGGTGGAAAAAAACGGTAGACATAAAGCATTTTTGAGCAGGTTTCTTCTTGGCAGTGATATGGTGGTGCTGCTTGCTTCCAGGTTTTTAAAATTATCCAGTGGTGTGGACTCTGCGGTGAGATTTTTTCCAGCTCTTTGAGGCTTTTCCACGTAATGGTGGTGATTGATTCTGACTTATATGGGATTTCTTGGCAGTTAATCTTTCTTGGGTTAGATTTCCAGTCAGTTATACACTCTAGGGTCGCGAAGTGGGATCTTCATGGAAGATTTCAACAATCTTCATCTGGTTATTTCGGTTGAGATACTTTCaccgaaacctgttttgaggcatactggattttttttgaggcatactaaacaatgccaaaatagggtcactagataaaaaaaacaacatcactTATCCATCGTTTTTAATAATgacataactacccttacataattagtgataataattatgattagatttgattagttaaaattaaattattagcgTTAAATTAGTAGAGAAATCAAACTTATGTGAAAGAGTTggaatttttgagaggaagaagaagtgaaaaaaaacttgggttttgagattttagtgattagaagtgaccaaaatgtgtgattcaaatcagaggtagacttctatacgaggtttaatgtcctttttataagttgaatctgtcaaaaaattgaatttttaaaattcAGATCTAcagaccagatgaacagttcggatgaaaacttgtcagccgaacctctgtGTTTCGAAACTATACCTAGGTTTGGCTaacaacttgtcagccgaacctaggtatattttcggAACACAGAGGTTCAGCTGACAAGTTTTCatccgaacttcactctgtaactcacgaatttaggttcggctgattcgaaaaaAATCGTTGCTAGCCGAACCTAGGTGTATTTTCAAAGAACAGatgttcggctgacaagttatcagccgaacttcactctataACTGATGAATTTAGGTTCGGTTGATTCGAAAAAAATCTAACAAAATCGCATtcgccgaacatagtgtttctctaaaccatagactaggttcggctcaaaattgatattccaagatcagccgaactgatcttctgaaaaccctaatttcatctttgaaatcatattttatcgatcaaacaaaataaaatcaatcaaaaacaagatgggtttgttacaaatgaattctaaaatacatctaagagcaattgagatttggatttcgcaatccaacatcgctcacttcgatttgcGTTTCCTTTGATTGATTGCTTGTTTGATTGAATCGGAGTCCAGGATATTTAAGTTTAAAGGTtactttgatttttgattttaggtttttgatgatAAGGGCAATCTAGTAATTAGATTGTTTAAAGATATATAGttaattgcactacctttagacaccccttataaaaccACAATAGATGGGATAATAAATAAGcatgcctcaaaaaaattgagTATGAGTCGGGTTTCCTTTCATTTGGTTGATTCTAGTGTTGTTGGTTTAGATTTGAGCTTTTGGGCTATTCGGGTAGGATTAGAGTGATGGCTACAGTCAGGGCTGAGCCTTTATCCATGCTGGCAATGTATTGGGTTTTCCATTGGACTCTTTTTTGGAGTATTTCAATTTTAAGTTTGCACTGCATCTGTATAGGTTGTAACTTGACTTGTGTTTGAGTTTCCTATAACACAATGCACGTTATAAAATTTATCTTTaccgatccaaaaaaaaaaaaaaaaaaaaaaaaaagaagaagaacaaggaacaTAAACCTTTTCGTGGTTCCAGTCTTCCTACTGCTTGAGGTGCAGATAAACACACCATATTCCATAGACTCCTTTGTAGATCCGCCTACTGCCTAAACATAATCAAATGCTGTTCGTCCACTCGAACAGACCCACATAATATTTGATATTTCGCATATTACACAAAGAACAGTGAAAATAGACACGAACCAACTCCattgaaaacaaaaatcaaacttGTGGATTCAATTCATCCAGCCATGTTGATTGACTGTTAGTGCACAATACATTATCAAACAATCATACACTAATGGGTTAGGCTTTAGCAAGATGGTCATGTACAAGTTGACTGAACTGAGGGAATCCTTGAAATCTCAACCAATAGCTTGTGTAAGGCTTGAGGCTTTGAGAAAAACGGTGAGTGATCGGCACCCTTTAGCCGGTATACTTGTTCTGGAGGATTTGCAGTTATCATGCTTTGTTGTAGAGAGAGTGGTATGGCATTGTCTTCTGTTGTTTCAATATAAAACTTCCGGACTGAGCCGTGGTTCTCGTCAGTAAGAGAGAGCTTCTCTAGAACAGGTGCAAATGGAATTGATCTTATTGAAACAGACGCCAATGCAACATCCTTGAAGAAGAGAAGCACAAACAAATGCAAAACTTGAATATCAAGAAACTTTTGACAGGCGAAAAATGCAGCAAAATGGGTGCCAAAGTTCATTAAAACTTGAAGAAATTAACATTCTGCGTGTAAGAAGGAAAGCAGTATACCTTTGTGGGACTTTGATTAAATAACAAATCTTTCAGCAATGATTTATTGAGTTCAATAGCAGTTGGAGCATGATCATTCCCATTCGCATATATAAATGTCTGAGCTTGTGGCATTAGACCATCTGGATCTGCCTGCAATAGCATAAGAACACTCTATTGAAGTGAAATTTATAAATTGTATACGACGCCAATTttcgatttcatatcatgcaGAAAAGAATACTTGGTACAGTCTAAATTCTTACATGGAAAGGAGATGGAAACTAGATGTCAAAAACAAACCTGTTGGGTGAACATATCAAGAGTACTTTGCCCACTCGTTAACATTGCTGCAGCAACAAAAATAGCTTTGGCAACCTTTAATGAGAACAACTCCATTACATATGAGATACACGCACCACCAAGATCATGAGCCACCAGGATCACCTGCATCAAATCCAAACTTTTCATAAACTAACATTATGTAAACATTTTAAAGCAGATGAAATCGTTGAAAGTAAAAACTAATTAGGAAAACATGAGAAAGAAATCAAACCTTTTCCTTATCATCAAGTTTCTGAATGAAATTAGTGAGTGGGTTCACATACTGAGAAAGACTTGTAACACTATCAGTCACAAATGGATTAACTCCAGCACCCGTTAAATCTATTGCATCAACCTTAAATCCAGCTTCTGTAAGAAGTGTTATAGTTTTATACCAACACCAAGCACCAAATCCACCTCCGTGAACAAGGACAAAATGTTTCGTCTCCAAATCATCAGCGTTTATTGCATCCTAtatcagttaaaaaaaaaaattagatttttttaGTGTCAATATTTTACTTGGAATTTAAAATAAGAAAATCAAACCAGTTGATAAGGTGGAAGCAGTGGATCAGTAGATGAACGAGCTCTGGTGCTAGAACTTCTAGGCAaagattgttttcttgaagaagctgAATGTCTTAACGAAGTAGAACGATCAAATGGAATAGAAGttcctcttccattttgttgttgttgttgttgatgttgtttgagTAGTATAGCTGCAGCAATTGCTTGTTCTTGAATATGCATATCTTCAATTTTCTCTCTTTTTGAAGGATTTCTTATTCTGTTCCACCTATTACTTGAACTTATTATCCCTGAttgttgtgttgttgaatttgagaAACGTTTTGAtagtttctttttctcttttttaggTGACAAGCAGCAACACAGGTTACCCATTTTCTCTGcatttagagagagagagagaaacagtTTCAGAGAGCTTTAACTCTTCTTCTCCCTCCTCTGTTATTTGTAATGAGGTGTGAAGGAAGTTTAAATGACACCTCCAATTACTTCATATAAGTTACCTCAAGTTTAAGGTCAAAATCATGGATGGGGTTTGAAACAGCAACACTAGGAAGACTACTAGATTAGCATGCTTTAAATGCTCCCAGTATTTATTGTGCAATCATATTGGACTCGGAAGGTATGGACTTGGATTGTTGGAGTCAAAGATGGTCATTGACCATTATATGAGGTCTGACTCTGACAAGACTTTTAACTCCCAACTATTTGACTTTATATCATAGGAGCTAGCTAGCAGCCAAATAGTCCTGCAATCATCAAAGTTTCATTTTCTTTACCCCCTCcaaatcttttcttttttttacacAAATACTAATTTATATGAGATTTCACTCTGTTGTTTTCATTAGTGGGAGTGGGATTTAGACTCCGAGGATGAGCACCACGGTTCTGTATTGGGTCTACCAGCATTTGTGTTATgggctgaaccaaacagcgcatGCGGTGTTCCCAGCAGACATAGGCTGCTAATCTAGCTGGTAGATTAGCATTTTCATAGGACTTAGAGCTTCTCCGATGGTAAATGTGAATATTTCATGTGGCATCACTTCTAAGACATCCTTTGTGTATAGAATTCTAAATATTAGAAAAAAATAAAGTTTTACCTCCAACCTATAAAGTTTTCtattatttgtttgtttgtttgtaggcataaaattggttaaaatctttcccatttttatttttcaatgatttttattaacaaaagtgtgactaggatgggaagacatcctctgAGTGAATGTGTAAAACTAGAGGTTCACTTAGAGggtgtctaactttttttttgccacatcatcttcacatcaatgggttggagatgattttttataaatatggttGTGGATCCTACATGGATTAATACTTTTTCCTTCACACACATTTCATTGGAGAGGCTCTTAGAACGTAGTCCTgtctgacgtggactgctaatctaactgctagattagcacCGATAGGACTAAGCCTAACACCGTGTATATCTAAGTGATctcaaaaaatataaaatgagCAATAAGTACTTCAAGAACTTACACCGAGTGTTTTTCTTGTTGAAGTCTACTAAAGTAGATAACCAATGAGGACATTATACATATGTTAAAAATAATGCAGCACTCAAGACTAAAATACCGGACTCATTATTTGTTAACCAATGACTCTTTTCCTCACCAATATGGCAATATCTCTTcatatctttttattttctatgcTGCTAATTGTGGTATTATTAACAATCAAAAAGTGGGTTGCTAAAGAGAGTTTCAAAGAATCTTCTAATGAAAATTCCCTCAAGGCTTCAACAAGAATTCTCTTTGTAGACTACAGACTAGAAAGTGGAACTCTAAAGGTAATTCTGCCACtgctatttctttttatttaacAAGAAGCTTTTAGAGACAATTGACATGGGTGGTCCAACAATTTTTTTTCAATGGAAGTTCGCCATTTGTCCCAATAAATCCTACCTGAATTATCTTAAGTTCCAC
Coding sequences within:
- the LOC113275789 gene encoding putative methylesterase 11, chloroplastic, translating into MGNLCCCLSPKKEKKKLSKRFSNSTTQQSGIISSSNRWNRIRNPSKREKIEDMHIQEQAIAAAILLKQHQQQQQQNGRGTSIPFDRSTSLRHSASSRKQSLPRSSSTRARSSTDPLLPPYQLDAINADDLETKHFVLVHGGGFGAWCWYKTITLLTEAGFKVDAIDLTGAGVNPFVTDSVTSLSQYVNPLTNFIQKLDDKEKVILVAHDLGGACISYVMELFSLKVAKAIFVAAAMLTSGQSTLDMFTQQADPDGLMPQAQTFIYANGNDHAPTAIELNKSLLKDLLFNQSPTKDVALASVSIRSIPFAPVLEKLSLTDENHGSVRKFYIETTEDNAIPLSLQQSMITANPPEQVYRLKGADHSPFFSKPQALHKLLVEISRIPSVQSTCT